A single Endozoicomonas sp. NE40 DNA region contains:
- the codA gene encoding cytosine deaminase has protein sequence MRLENVRLHQQAGLYDIVMENGLIQSITPAGSDRTAPVDSIDVSGRLALPPFVDPHVHLDTCLTAGEPVWNRSGTLFEGIQNWSERKKTLTHDDVKSRASRALQWYIGQGVQHVRSHVDTTDPRLTALHALLELREEMRELIDIQLVAFPQEGIPSFPNGKQLLEQAMQLGCDAVGGIPHFEYTREYGIESMHTVFELAEKYDALIDIHCDEIDDEQSRFVETVACLALERNMGQRVSASHTTAMHSYNNAYVVKLMRLLQKSGIHFIANPVTNLNLQGRMDTYPKRRGITRIEELLGAGVNACFGQDDIVDQWFPMQGGNMLQVLFTGLVGCQMTGLDQINQGIELITSNSARALNIQDRYGIEAGKPANLILLDAESVFDAVRRQAVVTHSFRNGKLIASTRPATTVIHHNGQQSVDFYYNQS, from the coding sequence ATGCGTCTTGAAAACGTTCGCCTGCACCAGCAGGCAGGCTTGTACGACATTGTTATGGAGAATGGACTCATTCAGTCCATTACTCCGGCAGGCTCTGACCGCACTGCACCTGTAGATTCCATAGATGTCAGTGGTCGTCTGGCTCTGCCACCGTTCGTTGACCCTCATGTTCATCTGGACACCTGCCTGACGGCAGGTGAGCCGGTATGGAACCGTTCCGGTACTTTGTTTGAAGGTATTCAGAACTGGTCAGAACGTAAAAAAACTCTGACCCATGACGATGTTAAATCCCGGGCCAGCCGGGCGCTGCAATGGTACATCGGACAAGGCGTTCAGCACGTCCGTAGTCATGTCGACACTACGGACCCGCGCCTGACAGCCCTGCATGCATTGCTGGAACTGCGTGAGGAGATGCGCGAGCTGATCGACATCCAGCTGGTTGCGTTCCCGCAGGAAGGCATTCCCTCGTTCCCGAATGGCAAACAGCTGCTGGAACAGGCGATGCAACTGGGTTGTGATGCGGTAGGTGGTATTCCTCATTTTGAATACACCCGGGAATACGGCATTGAATCTATGCATACGGTATTTGAACTGGCTGAAAAATACGATGCACTGATCGATATTCACTGCGATGAAATCGACGACGAGCAGTCCCGTTTTGTCGAAACCGTCGCCTGTCTGGCACTGGAAAGAAACATGGGGCAGAGAGTCAGCGCCAGCCATACGACGGCAATGCACTCTTACAACAATGCCTACGTGGTCAAGCTGATGCGTCTGTTGCAAAAGTCAGGCATTCACTTTATCGCCAACCCGGTGACCAATCTGAACCTTCAGGGGCGTATGGACACTTACCCGAAGCGCCGGGGCATTACCCGTATTGAAGAACTGCTCGGTGCCGGGGTCAATGCCTGCTTCGGCCAGGACGATATCGTTGACCAGTGGTTCCCGATGCAGGGTGGCAATATGCTACAAGTGTTGTTTACAGGACTGGTTGGCTGTCAGATGACCGGGCTTGACCAGATCAACCAGGGTATCGAACTGATCACCAGCAACAGCGCCAGAGCCCTGAACATTCAGGACCGCTACGGCATTGAAGCCGGCAAACCGGCAAATCTGATTCTGCTTGATGCTGAGTCTGTTTTTGATGCAGTACGCCGTCAGGCCGTTGTCACTCACTCCTTCCGCAATGGCAAACTGATCGCTTCGACCCGGCCAGCCACCACCGTTATTCATCATAATGGCCAGCAGTCGGTTGACTTTTATTACAACCAGAGCTGA
- the prmB gene encoding 50S ribosomal protein L3 N(5)-glutamine methyltransferase — MTQSIAPHSGHTDSGHTSGKNSGNNSENSGGQVDSLSYDGLASIRDFIRWAASRFNEAELFFGHGSDNALDEAMHLVMQVLQLPWDLPESYMDCRLTPEEQLSVAELVRRRIRERRPLAYLLNRAWFCGQPYYVDERVLVPRSPIAELINQYFQPWLGDVSVNRVLDLCSGSGCIGIAMAHQWPEASVDLLDISDDALDVAHINIDQHELWGRVQAVKSDLFETIDASPERPRYELIVSNPPYVDAEDMADFPEEFGHEPELGLAAGNDGLDMARIILARAADFLAEDGLLVLEVGNSQWALQEVYPEVSFVWPEFAEGGHGVLVLTAEQCREHQDIFKSRMTA, encoded by the coding sequence GTGACTCAATCCATAGCGCCCCATAGTGGACACACAGACAGTGGACACACTAGCGGGAAAAATAGCGGAAACAACAGCGAAAACAGTGGCGGACAGGTTGATAGCCTGTCTTACGATGGCCTGGCCAGTATCCGGGATTTTATTCGCTGGGCTGCCAGCCGTTTTAATGAAGCAGAACTGTTTTTCGGGCATGGTAGCGACAACGCCCTGGATGAAGCCATGCACCTGGTGATGCAAGTGCTGCAGCTGCCCTGGGACCTGCCTGAATCTTATATGGATTGTCGTTTGACGCCGGAAGAACAGCTGTCTGTGGCAGAACTGGTCAGACGTCGTATCCGGGAACGAAGGCCGCTGGCCTATCTGCTGAACCGGGCATGGTTCTGTGGTCAGCCTTATTATGTGGATGAGCGGGTTCTGGTTCCCCGTTCTCCGATCGCAGAATTGATTAACCAGTATTTTCAGCCCTGGCTGGGCGACGTTTCAGTGAATCGTGTCCTCGATCTGTGTTCAGGCTCTGGCTGCATAGGTATTGCCATGGCGCACCAGTGGCCGGAGGCATCGGTGGATTTGCTGGATATTTCCGATGATGCACTGGATGTGGCGCATATCAATATTGACCAGCATGAACTCTGGGGGCGGGTACAGGCCGTTAAGTCTGATCTGTTCGAGACCATTGATGCCAGCCCTGAACGTCCACGCTATGAGCTGATTGTCAGCAACCCACCCTATGTGGATGCGGAGGATATGGCGGACTTCCCTGAAGAGTTTGGTCACGAACCGGAGCTGGGACTGGCAGCCGGTAATGATGGCCTGGATATGGCCCGTATTATTCTGGCCAGGGCGGCAGACTTTCTGGCTGAGGATGGTTTGCTGGTGCTGGAAGTGGGCAACAGTCAGTGGGCGTTGCAGGAAGTCTATCCTGAGGTGTCATTTGTATGGCCGGAATTTGCCGAAGGTGGTCATGGTGTTCTGGTGCTGACGGCTGAACAATGTCGTGAACATCAGGATATTTTTAAAAGCCGTATGACGGCTTGA
- the codB gene encoding cytosine permease, whose product MSEIAQDFAHSTVPESSRKGFFPILVVMVGFTFFSASMWAGGTLGQGLTFSEFLLTVMAGNLLLGIYTSALAYVGSKTGLSTHLLTQYAFGRLGAKFTSLLLAFTQVGWFGVGVAMFALPVNRATGIDVSTLVVVSGALMTATAFFGFKALTILSFVAVPAIVALGGFSVSQAVADAGGLQGLFAITPEHGIGYAAAISICIGSFISGGTLTADFTRFARTPKIAVSATLLAFFLGNTLMFSFGAIGSMVVGQADIAEVMFIQGLILPAVITLGLNIWTTNDNALYVSGLGLASITGKNKNLIVIINGALGTAFAIWLNNNFVGWLSLLNLTLPPIGAILLADYLFIRKGHYPAFENNRFDALNMSALLAWAAGVLAAGYIPGIAPINGVLAAAACHILMHKLPLTRNWTLSDAS is encoded by the coding sequence ATGTCGGAAATTGCTCAGGACTTTGCACACTCAACCGTACCGGAGTCGTCTCGCAAAGGATTTTTTCCCATTCTTGTGGTTATGGTGGGCTTCACGTTCTTCTCTGCCAGTATGTGGGCGGGCGGAACTCTGGGCCAGGGCCTGACATTCAGTGAGTTTCTTCTGACAGTGATGGCAGGTAACCTGCTGCTGGGTATTTATACTTCTGCTCTCGCCTATGTTGGCAGCAAGACCGGTCTTTCCACCCACCTTCTGACTCAATACGCCTTTGGCCGTCTGGGAGCGAAGTTCACCTCCCTTTTACTGGCATTTACTCAGGTAGGCTGGTTCGGCGTAGGGGTTGCCATGTTTGCCCTGCCAGTCAACAGAGCAACCGGCATTGATGTCAGCACACTGGTTGTGGTGTCCGGCGCATTGATGACGGCGACTGCTTTCTTTGGCTTTAAGGCACTGACCATTCTCAGCTTTGTGGCCGTACCTGCCATCGTTGCGCTGGGTGGTTTTTCCGTCAGTCAGGCCGTAGCAGACGCAGGTGGCCTGCAGGGGCTGTTCGCTATCACTCCGGAACACGGCATTGGTTACGCGGCCGCCATCAGTATCTGTATCGGCTCATTTATCAGTGGTGGCACACTGACCGCCGACTTCACCCGCTTTGCACGCACCCCGAAAATTGCCGTATCCGCGACACTGCTCGCTTTCTTTCTGGGGAACACCCTGATGTTCAGCTTTGGTGCCATTGGCTCCATGGTGGTTGGACAGGCTGATATTGCTGAAGTAATGTTTATCCAGGGACTTATTCTGCCTGCGGTGATCACCCTGGGCCTGAATATCTGGACCACAAACGACAATGCCCTGTACGTATCCGGCCTTGGTCTGGCATCCATTACGGGTAAAAACAAAAACCTGATTGTTATTATCAACGGCGCCCTGGGTACTGCGTTCGCTATCTGGCTGAACAACAATTTCGTTGGCTGGCTGAGCCTGCTGAACCTGACCCTGCCACCCATTGGCGCTATTCTGCTGGCGGATTACCTGTTCATTCGTAAAGGCCATTATCCTGCATTTGAAAATAACCGGTTTGATGCCCTTAACATGAGCGCTCTTCTGGCCTGGGCCGCTGGCGTACTGGCTGCAGGTTATATTCCTGGCATTGCACCGATTAACGGTGTACTTGCAGCTGCCGCCTGTCATATCCTGATGCACAAGTTACCCCTGACCCGAAACTGGACTCTTTCTGATGCGTCTTGA
- a CDS encoding AMP-dependent synthetase/ligase — MNNIHPTHLVSQFRQRAEQHPDNTALRYARDGRWHETQWGQFLESVDQTSLALLSAGLPVQGNIGLWSRNMPEWTITDFACMQVRGVSVPLYPTSTPDQVLYIIDESEVEILFVGEQPQFDGALELLGKASHLKTIIVFDEGVDLKGCDSAQYFKDFLASARTERTDLKARIDNRCMDDLFTLIYTSGTTGKPKGVMLDYSNMAASFDAHDKLIHVDHTDSSLAFLPLSHIFERGWSNYALCRGVVNNYMRDQAEVASMLQAVKPTVMCSVPRLFEKIYTGVHTKVSQGSAVKKQIFKLAGSIGYKAMEYRRQGKPVPGYLKNLEKLADKLVFSKIKQGLGGRIRFMPCGGARLDDEICKFFHAMGINVKIGYGMTETVATITCYRDTGFQFGSCGNPLPGVQVKIGDGGEILVKGGTVMRGYYKKPEETAKTFDADGWLKTGDAGLIDEQGQLRITDRIKELMKTSNGKYIAPQYIEGTLGKDRFIEQIAIIADAKNYVSALIVPAFEALEEYAREMNLKYENKMDLIRNTDIQKLFQERLDSIQDELARFEQVKKFTLLPREFSIELGEITPTLKLRRKIIMERFQKEIDAMYGKPATSH; from the coding sequence ATGAACAATATTCACCCTACCCACCTGGTCAGCCAGTTTCGTCAACGTGCGGAGCAACATCCTGATAACACAGCCCTGCGCTACGCCCGTGATGGTCGCTGGCATGAAACCCAGTGGGGTCAGTTCCTTGAATCCGTTGACCAGACCAGTCTGGCACTGTTGAGTGCAGGACTGCCAGTACAGGGCAATATTGGTCTTTGGTCACGTAATATGCCGGAATGGACCATTACTGACTTTGCCTGCATGCAGGTACGCGGTGTCAGTGTCCCACTGTACCCGACCAGCACCCCTGACCAGGTGTTATACATCATTGATGAATCCGAAGTGGAGATCCTGTTTGTAGGCGAACAACCACAGTTCGACGGCGCTCTGGAACTGCTGGGCAAAGCCAGCCATCTGAAAACCATCATTGTTTTTGATGAAGGCGTCGACCTGAAAGGCTGTGACAGCGCGCAGTACTTCAAGGATTTCCTGGCATCTGCCCGAACAGAACGTACCGACCTGAAAGCCCGTATCGACAATCGCTGCATGGACGACCTGTTCACCCTGATCTACACCTCCGGCACGACCGGCAAACCCAAGGGTGTCATGCTGGACTACTCCAACATGGCAGCATCTTTCGATGCCCACGACAAACTGATCCACGTTGACCACACCGACTCCTCTCTGGCCTTCCTGCCACTGAGCCATATCTTTGAACGCGGCTGGTCTAACTATGCGCTGTGTCGTGGTGTGGTCAACAACTACATGCGTGATCAGGCAGAAGTAGCCAGCATGCTGCAGGCGGTAAAACCCACCGTTATGTGTTCTGTTCCACGTCTGTTCGAAAAAATCTATACCGGCGTTCATACTAAAGTCAGTCAGGGTTCAGCCGTCAAGAAGCAGATCTTCAAACTGGCCGGCAGCATCGGTTACAAAGCGATGGAATACCGTCGACAGGGCAAACCGGTTCCGGGTTATCTGAAAAATCTGGAGAAGCTGGCAGACAAACTGGTCTTCAGTAAGATCAAACAGGGGCTGGGCGGCCGTATCCGCTTTATGCCCTGTGGCGGCGCACGACTGGACGACGAAATCTGCAAGTTCTTCCATGCCATGGGCATCAACGTCAAAATCGGTTACGGCATGACAGAAACTGTCGCCACCATCACCTGTTACCGGGACACCGGTTTCCAGTTTGGCAGCTGTGGCAACCCACTGCCGGGCGTACAGGTAAAAATTGGCGATGGCGGTGAAATTCTGGTGAAAGGCGGAACCGTTATGCGCGGTTACTACAAGAAACCGGAAGAAACCGCAAAAACCTTCGATGCCGATGGCTGGCTGAAAACCGGCGATGCCGGCCTGATTGACGAACAGGGGCAGCTGCGAATCACCGACCGCATCAAGGAACTGATGAAAACGTCCAACGGCAAGTACATTGCGCCTCAGTATATTGAAGGCACTTTGGGCAAGGATCGTTTCATTGAACAGATTGCAATCATTGCAGACGCCAAGAACTATGTCTCTGCCCTGATTGTTCCGGCGTTTGAAGCTCTGGAAGAATACGCCAGAGAGATGAACCTGAAATACGAAAACAAGATGGATCTGATTCGTAACACCGACATCCAGAAACTGTTTCAGGAACGTCTCGACAGCATCCAGGACGAACTGGCCCGTTTCGAGCAGGTCAAAAAGTTTACCCTGCTACCCCGTGAGTTCTCCATTGAACTGGGCGAGATCACCCCAACCCTGAAGCTGCGCAGAAAGATTATTATGGAACGTTTCCAGAAGGAAATTGATGCCATGTACGGGAAACCTGCAACCAGTCACTGA
- a CDS encoding TrkH family potassium uptake protein, producing MNIRPVLYVIGLFLAVLSLLMLVPALYDFLIHDPGKLAFTWSAAITLLSGLILFVCCRTKEFSLKSRQIFLLTNLTWVTLSGFAALPLWIQLDISYTDAYFETMSAITTTGSTVLSGLDSMNKGVLLWRSLLQWLGGIGFIVIAVAVLPFLKVGGMRLFQSESSDWSEKVMPRSGSIAKRIVCIYLGLTVCCAYLFFLGGMTGFEAINHAMTTLSTGGYSTSDNSMAQFSNPFIHWTATLFMLLGGLPFVQFVKFLKGDHKALTRDTQVITYVQFLLIVWGGLSIWLFTHSSYSFWEALTLVAFNTTSVVTTTGYALTDYTLWGGFAATAFFFLTFVGGCSGSTAGGIKIFRFEIGAKLLMIQLKQLAHPRACFVQNYNGQQIGSDILRSLIAFSFFFGLLVSLLTLLLSLLGLDLMTSISGAATAVANVGPGLGDIIGPAGNFASLPDSAKWLLSLGMLMGRLEVITVLVLFTPQFWKG from the coding sequence ATGAACATTCGCCCCGTTCTCTATGTAATTGGTCTGTTTCTGGCAGTGCTGTCGCTGCTTATGCTGGTGCCTGCACTGTACGACTTCCTTATTCATGACCCGGGCAAGCTTGCCTTTACATGGTCTGCAGCCATCACCCTGCTCTCGGGGCTGATCTTATTCGTCTGCTGTCGAACAAAAGAATTCAGCCTTAAATCCCGGCAAATATTTCTGCTGACCAACCTTACCTGGGTGACGCTCAGTGGCTTTGCGGCTCTGCCACTCTGGATACAGCTGGATATCAGTTACACCGATGCCTACTTTGAAACCATGTCAGCCATTACCACAACCGGCTCCACCGTTCTGTCGGGGCTCGACTCCATGAACAAAGGCGTACTGTTGTGGCGCTCACTGCTGCAATGGCTGGGCGGGATAGGTTTTATCGTCATCGCCGTAGCCGTACTGCCCTTTCTGAAAGTCGGGGGCATGCGTCTGTTCCAGAGCGAGTCGTCTGACTGGTCAGAAAAAGTCATGCCCCGCTCCGGCAGTATTGCCAAACGCATTGTCTGCATCTATCTGGGTTTAACGGTGTGCTGTGCTTACCTGTTTTTTCTAGGAGGCATGACCGGTTTCGAAGCCATTAATCATGCCATGACCACCCTGTCCACCGGTGGTTACTCAACCTCAGACAATTCCATGGCACAGTTTTCTAATCCCTTTATTCACTGGACTGCCACTCTCTTTATGTTACTGGGTGGATTACCCTTTGTGCAGTTTGTGAAGTTCTTAAAAGGCGATCACAAAGCCCTGACCCGTGACACTCAGGTCATTACCTATGTCCAGTTTCTTCTGATCGTCTGGGGCGGACTCAGCATCTGGCTCTTTACGCACTCCAGTTACAGCTTCTGGGAAGCTCTGACACTGGTCGCCTTTAATACAACATCTGTCGTAACAACCACCGGCTATGCCCTGACCGATTACACCCTGTGGGGAGGTTTTGCCGCTACCGCTTTCTTTTTCCTGACCTTTGTCGGTGGCTGTTCCGGCTCCACCGCCGGGGGGATAAAGATTTTCCGCTTTGAAATAGGGGCAAAATTACTGATGATCCAGCTTAAACAGCTGGCACACCCGAGAGCCTGCTTCGTGCAAAATTACAACGGGCAGCAGATCGGCAGTGATATTTTGCGTTCCCTGATCGCATTCAGCTTTTTCTTCGGTCTGCTGGTGAGCCTGCTAACCCTGCTGCTAAGTCTGCTGGGGCTGGACCTGATGACCAGCATCAGTGGTGCCGCCACGGCTGTTGCTAATGTTGGTCCCGGACTCGGAGATATCATCGGACCGGCGGGAAATTTCGCCTCTCTCCCCGACTCTGCCAAGTGGTTGCTCAGTCTGGGTATGCTGATGGGCAGACTGGAAGTTATCACGGTGCTGGTATTGTTCACGCCCCAGTTCTGGAAAGGGTGA
- a CDS encoding Smr/MutS family protein has translation MSDHDNDEDPQRLFEQAMQGVQPIKSKKRHDQQRRPSADIPESTLNTRRTAAQRTESGGGAALSEAWVEPVDPEQRIDFSRPGLQHTRLRQLRQGMIPVRYQLDLHGYKIEEARELISEFLYFSKTQGYACVRIIHGKSHRSTDRQNTLKSHVNHWLRQIPDVLAFCSAPPSEGGTGSVLVLIRKK, from the coding sequence ATGTCCGATCACGACAACGATGAAGACCCACAGCGCCTGTTCGAACAGGCGATGCAGGGCGTACAGCCAATCAAGAGTAAAAAGCGCCACGACCAGCAGCGCAGACCTTCTGCTGACATTCCGGAAAGCACATTGAATACCCGCCGTACGGCAGCACAGCGGACTGAAAGCGGAGGTGGTGCGGCCCTGTCAGAAGCCTGGGTCGAACCGGTTGACCCGGAACAGCGAATCGACTTTTCCCGCCCCGGACTGCAACACACCCGCCTGCGTCAGTTACGGCAGGGAATGATCCCCGTTCGCTATCAGCTGGATCTTCATGGCTATAAAATTGAAGAAGCCAGGGAGCTGATCTCAGAGTTCCTGTACTTCAGTAAAACCCAGGGCTACGCCTGCGTCCGTATCATTCACGGCAAGTCTCATCGCAGCACAGATCGACAGAACACACTGAAGAGCCATGTAAACCACTGGCTCAGACAGATTCCCGATGTACTGGCATTCTGTTCAGCCCCACCTTCTGAAGGTGGGACAGGATCCGTTCTGGTGCTTATCAGAAAAAAATAG
- a CDS encoding patatin-like phospholipase family protein, with product MTKRVALVLGSGGARGIAHVGVIRELLSRGYEITAVSGASMGALIGGVWAAGKLDEYCEWAEKLDYLDMVRLLDVSLLDPGVIKGDKLFDRIRQIVGDCRIEQLPVPYTAVAASLTARKEVWFQRGDLITAIRASCAIPSLFKPVKMHGQLLVDGAVLNPLPLAPAGAALADLVIAVNVLGEPEPDFDQQESPEEEGSLFTGLLNRWVPKQKNEKKRLEKSMGLLDVSNQSMELMQQSLTRYKMAGYVPDILVTVPKNICQFYEFHRFTEVAATGRERAIRALDEWEANKGIQLLLEAEAEAE from the coding sequence ATGACCAAGCGAGTTGCCCTGGTTCTGGGTAGTGGTGGTGCCAGAGGTATTGCCCATGTCGGTGTTATTCGTGAGTTGCTCAGTCGTGGTTATGAGATTACGGCGGTTTCCGGCGCTTCAATGGGGGCGCTGATTGGCGGTGTCTGGGCCGCTGGCAAACTGGACGAATACTGCGAATGGGCAGAGAAGCTGGATTATCTCGATATGGTCCGGCTGCTGGATGTTTCCCTGCTGGATCCTGGGGTTATAAAAGGCGACAAGCTGTTTGACCGCATCCGGCAAATTGTTGGCGATTGTCGTATAGAGCAGCTGCCGGTCCCTTATACGGCAGTAGCCGCCAGTCTGACGGCCCGGAAGGAAGTCTGGTTTCAGCGTGGCGACCTGATCACTGCAATTCGGGCTTCCTGCGCCATTCCCTCATTGTTTAAACCGGTAAAAATGCATGGTCAGTTGCTGGTGGATGGTGCAGTGTTAAACCCTCTGCCTCTTGCACCAGCGGGCGCAGCCCTGGCCGATCTGGTCATTGCAGTGAATGTCCTGGGTGAGCCTGAACCTGACTTTGATCAACAGGAAAGCCCTGAAGAGGAAGGTTCCCTGTTTACCGGCTTACTGAATCGCTGGGTTCCCAAACAGAAAAATGAAAAGAAACGACTGGAAAAATCCATGGGGCTGCTGGATGTCAGTAACCAGTCCATGGAGCTTATGCAGCAGTCACTGACCCGCTATAAAATGGCTGGTTATGTACCGGATATTCTGGTGACAGTCCCTAAAAATATCTGTCAGTTCTATGAGTTTCATCGCTTTACCGAAGTCGCTGCCACGGGACGGGAAAGGGCCATCAGGGCTCTGGATGAGTGGGAAGCAAACAAAGGTATCCAGCTTCTGCTTGAAGCGGAAGCAGAAGCTGAATAG
- the aroC gene encoding chorismate synthase codes for MAGNSIGQLFRVTTFGESHGIALGCIVDGCPPGLPLTEEDIQKDLDLRKPGTSKYTTQRREPDQVKILSGVFEGKTTGTPIGLLIENVDQRSKDYSNIMDRFRPGHADYTYAHKYGFRDYRGGGRSSARETAMRVAAGAIARKFLATQGIEIKGYLSQLGPIKIEQFDWEQVRQNPFFCPDAGKVAEMEQLIDDLRREGNSIGARVSVMASGIQPGLGEPVFDRLDADLAHSLLSINAVKGVEMGDGFACVEQKGTEHRDEITPEGFLSNHAGGVLGGISSGQDLIAHIALKPTSSMTTPGRSVNLDGEPVEVVTKGRHDPCVGIRAVPIAEAMMAITVMDHFMRHRAQNAEVVSHAPLIAPSVSG; via the coding sequence ATGGCGGGGAACAGCATAGGTCAACTGTTCAGAGTGACCACTTTTGGTGAGTCTCATGGTATTGCGCTGGGCTGCATTGTGGATGGTTGTCCTCCCGGGCTGCCATTGACGGAAGAAGATATTCAGAAAGATCTGGATCTGCGTAAACCCGGTACCTCTAAATACACGACGCAACGCCGTGAACCGGATCAGGTAAAAATTCTTTCCGGTGTCTTTGAAGGTAAAACAACAGGAACACCGATTGGCTTGCTGATCGAAAATGTTGATCAGCGCTCCAAAGATTATTCCAACATTATGGATCGCTTCCGGCCTGGTCACGCTGACTACACCTATGCCCACAAATACGGTTTCCGTGACTACCGTGGTGGTGGTCGTTCATCGGCTCGTGAAACCGCTATGCGTGTGGCGGCCGGGGCGATTGCCCGCAAGTTTCTGGCGACACAGGGCATAGAAATTAAAGGCTACCTGTCACAACTGGGGCCGATTAAAATCGAACAGTTTGACTGGGAACAGGTGCGACAGAACCCGTTCTTCTGTCCGGACGCCGGTAAGGTGGCAGAGATGGAACAGCTGATTGATGACCTCCGTCGTGAAGGGAACTCCATTGGTGCGCGTGTGTCTGTGATGGCCAGCGGTATTCAGCCGGGTCTGGGCGAGCCGGTGTTTGATCGTCTGGATGCCGACCTTGCACACTCGTTGCTGAGCATTAATGCGGTGAAAGGGGTTGAGATGGGTGATGGCTTTGCCTGTGTCGAGCAGAAAGGTACAGAACACCGCGATGAAATTACCCCCGAAGGTTTTCTGTCAAACCATGCTGGTGGTGTGCTTGGGGGAATCAGCTCCGGTCAGGACCTGATTGCACACATTGCCTTAAAACCCACTTCCAGCATGACCACGCCGGGACGTTCTGTAAACCTTGACGGTGAGCCTGTGGAGGTGGTCACCAAGGGTCGTCACGACCCGTGTGTGGGGATTCGGGCTGTACCCATTGCCGAGGCAATGATGGCGATCACGGTCATGGATCACTTTATGCGACACAGGGCGCAGAATGCAGAGGTTGTCAGTCATGCGCCGTTGATTGCACCTTCTGTCAGCGGTTAA
- a CDS encoding phosphoribosyltransferase produces MTTVKKYNFTYEDIHSTIKDASHAINEAGYQPDYLLAIGGGGLIPARIMRTFITRPILTIALSRYSDEIGTAPADTPIKLQWLEGEVNLDGKKVLVIDEVDDQRTTLDFTLNELIEHYPETEFSAFVVHNKLKEKKGQLPEKLKHFFIGRDIKDYWINYAWDAEDISTFGQ; encoded by the coding sequence ATGACCACTGTGAAGAAGTACAACTTCACTTACGAAGATATCCACAGCACCATCAAGGACGCATCCCACGCCATCAACGAAGCCGGTTACCAGCCAGACTACCTGCTGGCCATTGGCGGTGGCGGTCTGATTCCTGCCCGCATCATGCGCACTTTTATCACCCGCCCGATCCTGACCATCGCTCTGTCCCGTTACAGCGACGAAATTGGCACTGCGCCAGCGGATACACCGATCAAGCTGCAATGGCTGGAAGGTGAGGTGAACCTGGACGGTAAGAAAGTGCTGGTGATTGATGAAGTTGACGATCAGCGTACAACGCTGGACTTCACCCTGAACGAACTGATTGAGCACTACCCGGAGACAGAGTTCTCTGCGTTCGTCGTTCATAACAAGCTGAAGGAAAAGAAAGGCCAGCTGCCGGAAAAACTGAAACACTTCTTCATTGGCAGGGATATCAAGGATTACTGGATCAATTACGCCTGGGATGCTGAAGACATCTCGACGTTTGGTCAGTGA